The Epinephelus lanceolatus isolate andai-2023 chromosome 21, ASM4190304v1, whole genome shotgun sequence genome has a segment encoding these proteins:
- the LOC144459407 gene encoding uncharacterized protein LOC144459407 has product MDCSGSSRSVDRDRSTSRTPRSHEQGGSTNHPPKKRSLHTTEKFPIPEGKFQKIVTNFVKLHEEIKKLQRSSEPHSASRVERIQSLEEFKEKEASLQDQGHFDTLVCQLSRVGGKDVKDCTHKVLDSLGIPLQITTRFPVMSFSIFRYQPQYA; this is encoded by the exons atggattGCTCAGGTTCATCGAGGTCCGTGGACCGGGACAGGTCAACCAGTC GTACACCAAGGTCCCATGAACAGGGAGGGTCAACCAACC ATCCTCCAAAGAAAAGGTCTTTACATACTACAGAGAAGTTCCCCATTCCAGAAGGGa AATTCCAAAAAATTGTAACAAATTTTGTGAAGCTACAcgaagaaataaaaaagctgCAGAGGAGCAGTGAGCCTCACTCTGCAAGTCGTGTGGAGAGGATACAGTCCCTTGAGGAGTTCAAGGAGAAGGAGGCTTCTCTGCAAGATCAGGGCCATTTTGATACCTTG GTTTGTCAACTATCAAGAGTGGGTGGGAAAGACGTTAAAGACTGCACGCACAAAGTTCTCGACAG CTTGGGGATACCTCTTCAGATTACAACCCGGTTCCCAGTGATGTCCTTCAGCATTTTCAGATATCAACCACAGTATGCCTGA